The genomic interval TGTGGGGCTATTGCGGCATCCTCAGCTTTGGGCAAACCGCATTCTTTGGGCTTGGCGGCTACGGCTATACGGTGCTGGCGCTGAATACCGGCGACACCACAGGTTCCATCTTCTTCGCCCTGGCCTTGCCCATGCTGTTCTCAGCCATCGTCGGTTATTTCATGATCTATGGCCGCATCAGCGACATTTACCTGAGTGTCATCACCCTGGTCGTCACCTTGATCCTAGAAAAGGGCATCCGCGCCACGTCAGGTGAACAATATGTCATTGGCAGTGTGCGCCTCAACGGGCAGAACGGCATTCCCACCGTGCCGTCCTTGAAAATTCCATGGGACACTAGTGTGGAATTCAGTTTCGAGGGATTTTTCCAACTTGCGGTGGTCCTGATGGTGTTGATCTATGTGGGTCTTCGGATGCTACTGTTGACCAAATACGGGCGCATACTAGTGAGCATCCGCGAGAATGAACGGCGCACCGAATTGCTGGGCTATGACTCGCGCAAATATAAACTCAGCGCCTTTGTCCTCGCCGGCGGCATAGCCGGGCTTTCAGGCG from Pseudomonadota bacterium carries:
- a CDS encoding branched-chain amino acid ABC transporter permease, which produces MALKIFALDPPSTPPKWWWWLFVGATSVILLLMPEYLELYVIIDLTSYFIFALLALSMSFLWGYCGILSFGQTAFFGLGGYGYTVLALNTGDTTGSIFFALALPMLFSAIVGYFMIYGRISDIYLSVITLVVTLILEKGIRATSGEQYVIGSVRLNGQNGIPTVPSLKIPWDTSVEFSFEGFFQLAVVLMVLIYVGLRMLLLTKYGRILVSIRENERRTELLGYDSRKYKLSAFVLAGGIAGLSGALFAIWGPLAHPQMFGLGRAADVIIWVLVGGKATLIGPIAGAIGIEYLKLWLGTQGVGQVPFVLGLVLMLFVLLFQQGVLPSVGMVLSYAQQKLRRR